In Alkalihalobacillus sp. TS-13, the following are encoded in one genomic region:
- a CDS encoding TVP38/TMEM64 family protein, which produces MGTYWEQLKYFLTELTQEDILRWLDEYQNLGPFPGILLPMLEAFLPILPLVLFVAGNAAAYGFFWGVLFSWIGTVFGSIFVYMLVRKYAQARFFKFITRHDKTQSLLGWVEKKGFGLLFVIYCFPFTPSALINVICGLSKLNTLTFVLAVSLGKLVMVFFISYIGHDFFSIIKEPMKMIIISLVIFVLWLVGKLLERKLHRPLKKVSQ; this is translated from the coding sequence ATGGGTACTTACTGGGAACAACTTAAATATTTTTTAACAGAATTGACGCAGGAAGATATTTTACGTTGGTTGGATGAGTATCAGAACCTGGGTCCATTTCCGGGAATCCTTTTACCTATGCTTGAAGCATTTCTGCCAATCCTGCCACTCGTGTTGTTTGTTGCTGGGAATGCAGCAGCATATGGATTCTTCTGGGGAGTGTTATTCTCATGGATCGGAACCGTCTTCGGGTCGATCTTTGTCTATATGCTGGTCAGAAAATATGCACAAGCAAGATTTTTCAAGTTCATCACTCGACACGATAAAACGCAGTCATTACTTGGGTGGGTTGAAAAGAAAGGCTTTGGTTTGTTGTTTGTGATCTACTGTTTCCCATTCACACCATCAGCTCTGATCAATGTCATTTGCGGATTGTCCAAGCTGAACACCTTGACCTTTGTTCTTGCCGTCAGTCTTGGAAAGCTAGTGATGGTGTTTTTTATTTCATATATCGGACATGATTTCTTCTCGATCATCAAAGAACCGATGAAAATGATCATCATCAGTCTGGTAATCTTTGTGTTGTGGCTGGTAGGGAAATTACTGGAACGAAAATTGCATCGCCCGTTAAAAAAGGTTTCCCAGTAA
- a CDS encoding fumarylacetoacetate hydrolase family protein encodes MKHARFIVEGREQSGTIVDGKIQASSGKVYEESEINVWLAPFKPNKMVGLALNYADHADELGLEKPKEPVLFIKPNSSIVGHKSPVYYPDGATYMHYENELAVVIGKEGRNIKKENAMDYVKGYTIANDVTVRDFVNNMYRPPVRAKGHDTFGPMGPYFVDKEDIPDVNNIELRSYVNGELRQQGNTKNLIYGIEELIEFISSFMTLEENDVIWTGTPKGISHVYPGDHVRLEIDYLGALENEILDGRTDKVAAGGAENAKTNG; translated from the coding sequence ATGAAACATGCACGATTTATAGTAGAAGGTAGAGAACAATCTGGAACAATTGTCGATGGAAAAATCCAAGCATCCTCTGGAAAAGTATATGAGGAAAGTGAAATCAATGTATGGTTAGCACCATTCAAGCCGAATAAGATGGTCGGGCTAGCCTTGAACTATGCGGATCATGCCGATGAATTAGGGCTCGAAAAGCCGAAGGAGCCGGTTCTATTCATCAAGCCGAACTCTTCGATCGTCGGTCATAAGTCTCCTGTTTACTATCCGGATGGCGCCACATATATGCACTATGAAAATGAATTGGCAGTGGTCATTGGAAAAGAAGGGCGTAATATCAAGAAAGAAAATGCAATGGATTATGTCAAAGGCTATACGATCGCAAATGATGTGACTGTACGGGATTTCGTCAATAACATGTATCGCCCGCCAGTAAGAGCAAAAGGACATGACACGTTCGGACCGATGGGACCTTATTTCGTCGATAAGGAGGACATCCCGGATGTGAACAATATCGAGTTACGATCTTACGTAAATGGGGAACTTCGTCAGCAAGGGAATACGAAGAATCTGATTTACGGTATCGAAGAATTGATCGAATTCATCAGTTCCTTCATGACACTTGAGGAGAACGACGTCATCTGGACAGGGACGCCGAAAGGGATTTCTCACGTCTATCCAGGTGACCATGTACGTCTAGAAATCGATTATCTAGGGGCTTTAGAAAACGAAATTTTGGATGGAAGAACAGATAAGGTTGCGGCAGGAGGTGCCGAGAATGCAAAAACCAACGGTTAA
- the hpaI gene encoding 2,4-dihydroxyhept-2-ene-1,7-dioic acid aldolase, which yields MSKLDELKQELRGSIAPIITPFKEDDSVDHDTLKDLINWHIESGSHGISVTGTTGEPSSLTLEERVEVMETAVKTVNGRVPFVPGTGSTNHQETLYLTKKAKEIGADAAMVIVPYYNKPSQHALYKHFKTIADSVDIPIIIYNIPGRTAVNMDVKTIARLNEDCENIIGIKESNKDFEHVNRVLLNCGRDFLLYSGIELLCYPMLAIGGAGYISATANIMPGRVADVYNYWANGDVAKAQELHYDLMPLNDVLFKDTNPAPLKAALGMMDRIHPNLRLPMDLPSEELQKEIRSVLNHYGLLSNNVGSHA from the coding sequence ATGTCAAAGTTAGATGAGTTGAAACAGGAATTAAGAGGATCGATCGCACCGATCATCACCCCGTTCAAGGAAGATGATTCTGTTGATCATGATACGTTGAAAGATTTAATCAACTGGCACATTGAAAGCGGATCACATGGAATTTCCGTCACCGGGACGACGGGGGAACCGAGCTCTCTGACACTCGAGGAAAGAGTAGAAGTCATGGAGACAGCGGTGAAAACAGTGAATGGCAGGGTTCCATTCGTGCCAGGGACAGGTTCTACCAATCACCAAGAAACGCTATACCTCACCAAGAAAGCAAAAGAAATTGGAGCGGACGCAGCAATGGTCATCGTTCCATACTACAACAAGCCCTCACAACATGCACTTTACAAACATTTCAAAACAATCGCAGACTCCGTAGATATTCCAATCATCATCTATAACATACCAGGTCGAACAGCCGTCAATATGGACGTAAAAACAATCGCAAGACTGAACGAAGATTGCGAGAACATCATCGGAATCAAAGAATCGAATAAAGATTTTGAGCATGTCAATCGTGTACTGCTTAATTGTGGAAGGGACTTCTTGCTCTATTCTGGAATCGAACTGCTCTGTTACCCAATGCTCGCAATCGGCGGCGCGGGATATATCAGTGCAACTGCGAACATCATGCCAGGAAGGGTAGCGGATGTGTATAACTACTGGGCAAACGGAGATGTCGCTAAAGCACAGGAACTCCACTATGATTTGATGCCTTTGAATGATGTGTTGTTCAAGGATACAAACCCGGCTCCATTGAAAGCGGCACTAGGAATGATGGATCGCATCCACCCGAACCTCCGCTTGCCTATGGACCTTCCTAGTGAGGAATTACAGAAGGAAATCCGCTCTGTTTTGAATCACTACGGATTATTATCTAACAATGTTGGGAGTCATGCGTAA
- the hpaD gene encoding 3,4-dihydroxyphenylacetate 2,3-dioxygenase — protein MDFNIIRVARVVMNVTDLDKAKAFYVDALGFVETERDDEHLYMRGLEEHVHHSLVLKKADGPGVQAMSYKVMEDRDLDALFKLFESKGMKPKWLEQGAQRAVGRTLRVQDPSGLPLEFFAEMEGVERLLQRFDLYRGARVQRIDHVNCMVQDVEAAKNFYINELGFRCSEYTATDDDRVWAAWLHRKPTVHDHAFMNGKGPRLHHVGFTLSDPMSVIHCCDILASMGYAHAIERGPGRHGLSNAFFLYLRDPDGNRIEMYTGDYLTSDPDFKPIRWDLNDPRRATFWGHAAPDSWFNEATGVLDVHTGKEISQAEPVLQQRKPDFIT, from the coding sequence ATGGACTTCAACATCATTCGTGTAGCAAGGGTCGTCATGAATGTGACAGACCTTGATAAGGCAAAAGCCTTTTACGTTGATGCTCTTGGATTCGTAGAAACGGAACGTGATGATGAGCATCTTTACATGCGGGGATTGGAAGAACATGTCCACCATAGTCTCGTCCTAAAAAAAGCGGATGGGCCAGGTGTTCAGGCGATGTCCTATAAAGTTATGGAAGATCGTGATCTAGATGCATTATTCAAGCTTTTTGAGTCAAAAGGCATGAAGCCGAAGTGGCTTGAACAAGGAGCGCAAAGAGCAGTTGGAAGAACGTTGAGGGTTCAGGACCCTTCTGGTTTGCCGCTTGAATTCTTTGCAGAAATGGAAGGTGTCGAACGTTTGCTTCAAAGGTTCGACCTATACCGGGGAGCACGGGTCCAGCGAATCGATCATGTCAATTGCATGGTCCAGGATGTAGAAGCAGCGAAGAACTTCTACATCAATGAATTAGGGTTCCGATGTTCCGAATATACGGCAACAGATGATGATCGGGTTTGGGCTGCATGGCTGCATCGCAAGCCGACAGTTCATGACCATGCATTCATGAACGGAAAAGGTCCTAGACTACACCATGTTGGTTTCACGTTAAGTGATCCAATGAGCGTCATCCATTGCTGTGATATCTTGGCTTCAATGGGTTACGCACATGCGATTGAACGTGGACCTGGGCGCCATGGCCTATCCAATGCCTTCTTCTTATACCTGAGAGATCCAGATGGTAACAGAATTGAAATGTATACAGGAGATTATTTGACGAGCGACCCGGATTTCAAACCGATCCGATGGGATTTGAACGATCCGCGGAGAGCGACATTCTGGGGTCATGCTGCACCTGATAGCTGGTTTAATGAAGCGACCGGTGTACTCGATGTACATACCGGTAAAGAAATTTCTCAAGCAGAACCAGTTCTACAACAACGTAAGCCTGACTTCATAACATGA
- the hpaB gene encoding 4-hydroxyphenylacetate 3-monooxygenase, oxygenase component: MGARNGKQYIEGLKAANNNVWIHGERVKEVTEHPALKNVIKSMADLLDLQHERPDEMLFTSPTSGEKVGLSFIAPKTKEDLMKRSGMFTEWARFTGGMMGRTPDYLNTSVMAFGTAGQFFAEQDPMFGENVRKYYDYCRENDVTLTHTLIHPQVNRSKMQHEQKDPGISAHIVEKNKDGIVVNGARLLATQGGITDEIVVFPSTLNKASTDDDPYAMAFAIPNNTEGLKYVCRESFDIGRNQWDHPLSARFEESDAIVIFDNVFVPWERVFVAGNSEICNRTYVETNAMVHMTHQVIAKNTAKTEFVLGVILSMIDAIGIERFQHVKEKASEVMIILETMRSHMFRAEHNAALDKYGNMTPDFAPLNAARNWYPKVYQRMVEIVRILGASGLMGTPTQDDFSNEDIGELVHRYTQGGQIDGYEKVQLFRLAWDISLSSFGGRQALYEYYFFGDPVRMSNVYYDVYNKEPYKEMVKSFLDRVKPTTNQNVNV; this comes from the coding sequence TTGGGTGCACGTAATGGTAAACAATATATAGAAGGCTTGAAAGCTGCGAACAATAATGTATGGATCCATGGTGAAAGAGTAAAGGAGGTCACAGAACATCCAGCTTTGAAAAATGTCATTAAATCAATGGCTGATCTGTTGGATCTTCAACATGAAAGACCTGATGAAATGCTCTTTACCTCACCAACATCGGGAGAAAAGGTAGGGTTGTCTTTCATTGCCCCGAAAACAAAAGAAGATCTGATGAAACGGAGCGGAATGTTCACTGAGTGGGCTCGCTTCACCGGCGGGATGATGGGCAGAACACCAGATTATTTGAATACGAGTGTAATGGCATTCGGTACTGCTGGACAATTTTTTGCTGAACAAGATCCAATGTTCGGTGAGAATGTCCGTAAGTATTATGATTATTGCCGTGAGAACGACGTTACATTGACACACACGTTGATCCATCCACAGGTCAACCGCTCGAAAATGCAGCATGAACAAAAGGATCCTGGTATTTCAGCACATATCGTCGAAAAAAACAAAGATGGAATCGTTGTCAATGGGGCGCGTCTTCTAGCAACACAAGGCGGTATTACCGATGAAATCGTCGTCTTCCCATCGACATTGAATAAAGCTTCCACGGATGACGATCCGTATGCAATGGCTTTTGCGATTCCAAACAACACAGAAGGCTTGAAGTACGTTTGCCGAGAATCATTCGACATTGGTCGTAACCAATGGGATCATCCTTTAAGTGCGAGATTTGAAGAAAGTGATGCGATCGTCATTTTCGATAATGTATTCGTTCCTTGGGAGCGCGTTTTCGTGGCTGGTAACTCTGAAATTTGTAATCGGACGTATGTCGAAACGAATGCGATGGTCCATATGACGCATCAAGTCATTGCAAAAAATACAGCGAAGACGGAATTCGTCCTTGGTGTCATACTGAGCATGATTGATGCAATCGGAATCGAGCGATTCCAGCATGTTAAGGAAAAAGCATCTGAAGTGATGATCATTCTCGAAACGATGCGCTCTCATATGTTCCGTGCTGAACATAATGCAGCATTAGACAAGTATGGCAATATGACACCTGATTTTGCACCGTTGAATGCTGCTCGCAACTGGTATCCGAAAGTGTATCAAAGGATGGTCGAGATCGTACGCATCCTTGGTGCATCTGGACTAATGGGGACACCGACACAGGATGACTTCAGCAATGAAGATATCGGAGAACTCGTCCATCGCTATACACAAGGCGGACAGATCGATGGGTATGAGAAAGTCCAATTGTTCCGTCTCGCCTGGGATATTTCCCTAAGCTCCTTTGGCGGCCGTCAAGCCTTATATGAATATTATTTCTTCGGAGACCCTGTCAGGATGTCGAACGTTTATTACGATGTCTATAACAAAGAGCCATATAAAGAAATGGTCAAATCATTCCTTGATCGAGTCAAGCCGACTACGAATCAGAACGTGAACGTATAA
- a CDS encoding pyridoxamine 5'-phosphate oxidase family protein, which produces MAKQEIPTELSPELVEFFQGEKLVNIATVDAETGAPNVNAISWVKSVDEKRIRFSVTNNSRIVDNIKANPGVVLNIIGLETVYSIQGKAEILKDTMEGVNLKLSKIEITVEAVFESMFWGAKITQEPEYEKTYNPEKAKELDDSVYAALMK; this is translated from the coding sequence TTGGCAAAACAAGAAATACCTACAGAACTTTCACCAGAACTCGTTGAATTTTTCCAGGGTGAAAAACTAGTAAACATCGCAACAGTTGATGCAGAAACCGGGGCTCCTAATGTAAACGCGATCTCCTGGGTGAAAAGTGTTGATGAAAAGCGGATTCGTTTTTCGGTGACGAACAATTCACGTATTGTTGATAATATCAAGGCGAACCCAGGGGTTGTCCTGAATATCATCGGTTTGGAGACGGTATATTCAATCCAGGGAAAAGCTGAAATTCTTAAAGATACGATGGAAGGCGTCAACCTTAAACTTTCTAAAATCGAAATCACTGTGGAAGCCGTTTTTGAAAGCATGTTCTGGGGCGCGAAGATTACACAGGAACCTGAATATGAAAAGACTTACAACCCAGAAAAAGCAAAAGAATTGGATGATTCCGTTTACGCGGCTTTGATGAAGTAG
- the hpaE gene encoding 5-carboxymethyl-2-hydroxymuconate semialdehyde dehydrogenase → MQKPTVKDPIQLYINGTFQNARSAQIFENLSPLTGKALNHVAEGDKEDIEFAVDAAKEAFRNGPWGSMKVSERLEYIYKIADLIDEHIEEIAHLESLDTGLPIKQTKKMTSRAAANFRFYAEMVKNRMVGDAYQVDDEFLNYTVQKPVGVAGLITPWNAPFMLETWKVAPALATGNTVVLKPAEWSPLTANKLAEIIDEAGLPNGVFNVVHGFGETAGASLVAHPDVQLISFTGETTTGSEIMRNGAASLKRFSMELGGKSPIIVFDDADMERALDACVWGIFSFNGERCTANSRLFLQESVADSFIERLKGRVSNIIVGDPMDMETEVGPLVHKEHYNRVKNYLAIAAQEGAELYHGNIPPGLEDGNFVAPTLLLNVKNDMRVAQEEIFGPVLSVITFKTEEEVIQQANDIRYGLAGYVWTNDMKKGHRVSQAVEAGMLWVNSQNVRDLRIPFGGSKHSGIGREGGHYAFEFYTEMKVIHVAMGEHHIPQFGNKSLTSSSSQQQ, encoded by the coding sequence ATGCAAAAACCAACGGTTAAAGACCCGATTCAGCTTTATATCAACGGTACATTCCAAAATGCAAGAAGCGCCCAAATCTTTGAAAACCTCAGTCCATTGACAGGGAAAGCGTTGAACCATGTTGCTGAAGGTGATAAAGAGGATATCGAATTCGCTGTCGATGCAGCGAAGGAAGCATTCCGTAACGGCCCATGGGGATCAATGAAAGTCAGTGAACGTCTGGAATACATCTATAAAATTGCGGATCTCATTGATGAGCATATCGAGGAAATCGCTCATCTTGAATCTCTTGATACAGGGCTTCCAATCAAGCAAACGAAAAAAATGACATCAAGAGCAGCGGCTAACTTCAGGTTTTATGCGGAAATGGTGAAGAACCGGATGGTCGGCGATGCTTATCAGGTGGATGACGAATTCTTGAATTATACCGTTCAAAAGCCAGTCGGTGTCGCTGGATTGATCACGCCATGGAACGCGCCATTCATGTTGGAAACGTGGAAAGTGGCCCCGGCCCTTGCAACTGGAAACACCGTTGTATTGAAACCAGCGGAATGGTCTCCTCTAACAGCAAATAAGCTAGCAGAAATCATTGACGAAGCAGGCTTGCCGAACGGGGTATTCAACGTCGTTCACGGATTCGGGGAAACGGCTGGCGCATCTCTCGTGGCCCATCCCGATGTCCAGTTGATCTCTTTTACAGGTGAAACGACGACCGGATCTGAAATCATGCGCAATGGGGCAGCAAGCTTGAAACGCTTCTCCATGGAGCTTGGCGGGAAATCACCGATCATCGTTTTTGATGATGCGGATATGGAAAGAGCTCTTGATGCTTGTGTGTGGGGAATCTTTTCCTTCAACGGAGAACGTTGTACAGCGAACTCGCGCCTGTTCCTACAGGAATCAGTAGCCGATTCCTTCATCGAACGGTTGAAAGGACGAGTATCGAACATCATCGTCGGTGATCCGATGGATATGGAAACAGAGGTCGGTCCGCTTGTCCATAAAGAACACTACAACAGGGTGAAAAACTACCTGGCGATTGCCGCTCAAGAAGGTGCAGAGCTTTATCACGGAAACATTCCACCAGGACTTGAAGATGGTAATTTCGTAGCGCCTACATTGCTTTTAAATGTGAAAAATGACATGCGTGTCGCACAAGAAGAAATCTTCGGCCCGGTCTTGTCTGTAATCACGTTTAAAACAGAAGAAGAAGTCATCCAGCAGGCGAACGATATCCGTTATGGTCTTGCAGGATACGTGTGGACAAATGACATGAAAAAAGGCCATCGGGTCTCTCAGGCTGTCGAGGCAGGCATGCTGTGGGTGAACTCACAGAACGTTAGGGATCTTCGTATACCATTCGGCGGTTCGAAACATTCGGGTATCGGTCGTGAAGGCGGACATTACGCATTCGAATTTTATACAGAAATGAAAGTGATCCACGTTGCGATGGGAGAGCATCATATCCCGCAGTTCGGAAATAAATCATTGACGTCCTCATCGTCACAGCAACAATGA